GAAGAACGCGGCCACGGACGCGGCGCTCGAGGCGTTCAAGCAGCGGTGGGAGCTCTTCCGCGTCGCCTGCGACCACGCGGAGGAGCTCGTCGAGTCGATCCGCCAGCGAATCGGTTCCGAGTGCCTCGTCGACGAGGCcaccggcgcctcctcctcctcctccgcggcgctgGCCGCCCCCGGCATCAAGCCCATCAGCGCCGTCCGCCTCGAGCAGATGAGCAAGGCCGTCCGCTGGCTCGTCATCGAGCTCCAGCACGGCGCCGGAGGTGCCTCCGCCGCGGGtcccggcggcgggggcggcgccgcggctgcGGCTTCCGGCGTTGCGGGGCAGCACGGCCACGGCGGGGTCGACACGCGCTTCCCCGAGGACGGCGCCCAGTAGGTATTTATTTTGCTCAATTAtcttgtactagtagtattttcttccaaagaaaacaaattacTGGTGGTATCTCTGTGTAATCGTCTAAGAATTGAAGCATTAGAGCTTGTGATcgatattctaaaaaaaattgagcttGTGATTTTCTCAGCATTGTTACTTTATGCCTACTGATGTTAAAATTTGGGAGAAATTAACCGTTTTCTTAGTGTCGTGGCCAGATCACGCTTAGTAACTGATTTAATTTTGTCCTATTGCTTTTGTTAAGTGACTAATTGTGTAACGGACTTCCTTCCAGTAGGTTTTAGTTCTGATTTGTAGCTCGCTCACATAATGTTCGTGCATCGTACTAAGGTAAGGTAGTAAACCTGAGGTCCCAGGAAAAAATGAACAATTTCATATATACTACTCAACTAGCATATAACTGTATAAGTTCCTTCAACTTTCAAGTACCTACTCTGGATGTTTTGCTAATCTTGCGTCCGCCACAATGTGAATGCTTTTCCTTCTGATTTTTTAATGAACAACATTTTATTGAAGAATAACTAAGCAGCCACAAAAGGCACAATTTGTGATAATAAACTCTGGGAGATTGCTCATGGTTTGTGAAACCCAGTTATACTGGAAAGTGATATTGGTTATTAGCTACTAGTTTCCTCATATAATTCTCTATCGTACATTTTTGCGCCTTTAGAATTAGCTGCCAATTTTGGCCAAACAATTCAATGTTTGTAGCATATGCTCTTCTTTTATTGTCGATATCATAGTAGTAATTCACTGCTCTATACCAAAATTGCTCTGAGCACTCATACTCTATCACAAGCATTAGCAGCAAAGTTTCCTCAAATGGAATATGAAGAGATGTAAGGAGATAACAAGAAATTTTGGAAATGATCAACTGAAGCTGCTGCATTAATTCACCTCAATCTGTGAGAAAATGGTGTTTCCTTATGCATGATTTTGTAAGGCGCAACGATCCAAACACGAGCAGCTCTACACACCTGAAGCTGACTGTATCAGAGATGGATTTGATCCATCATCATAGCCTCATAGGACATAGCATCAGAAATATAAATGACTATAATACCATATTGTGTTATTATGAGCTAAATGAGCTGCTCACTGATAGAAACAGCAGTTATTTTAGGTCCACTTTGATCAGTAGTTCACAGGAAATGGTCCTATTGAATGGGTGATTTTCTAGTAGCAATTAGCAAATCACTCTGTCTTGTAGAGCATGCTGAGCTAGACCAGCTTTTCCTGGCAAGACAACTAAACACTAGCTTCAATTTAGCTAAACCAGTTGTTTACTGAGCTAAACATAGCAAAAACATAGCAGGCTAGAAGCCAGGAAAAACTGAGAAAGGAACTATCTATCTGAAAAAGCATCTTTCATGTTTTCTTAAGAGAATCTGATAGTAATAGGGGAGGACAAGATAGGAGTcagtttttctttcttcttctctgaACTTCTCTCAAGCGAGTTTGGTTAAGAGGTCTGTTGATGGCCGCTACACGGAGGAAAATTCTCCAAGCATGGTTTGAAGTTTCCCAAAATGCATGACAGCATCCCGTGGCCAAGCATCTACCCCCAAAGCATGTTATTGTCCATTTAACATTCAACATCTACTGATCATTCCAAGGTAcggacaaaagaaaagaaattgagCACAAAAACAGGAAACAGTAAACACAGCATATCCATATGATCACTTTTCTTCAGAACTAGCCGAATTCATACAGATTTTTCTTCAGAACTAGTCAAATTCATACTGACTTTTATTCAGAACTAGCCAAATTCATACCGACTTTTGTTCAGTGCAAAAGATGAGTGTAGTTTTCAGATCTTTATGTCGCGAGTTTGTCAGCCTCTTTCTGAAGAAGTTTAAATGCAGGCATAGCATTATTCGCTTGGGTTACAACACGTAAAATGGTAGTAAGAGGCAAATGTGTATCCTCCATTCCGTTGCGAAGTGCGATGGCCATCCAAAACTCAGAGATCAGTCGAACAACGTTCTGTGCAGGCAAAAAATGTTAGagaatttttcatgaaaaacGATCTTGATGGGCCGGCTTTTCTGTCCGAGCACGTATTTTCGGCCCGGAACGTGACAGCGAGCAAAATGCGGCCCATAATTAGCTGGGCCAGAACGGGGGTGCGGCCCATTATAGGTAGCAGGAGCacgatggaataagttcatctgaggtcccttaactttacaccgaatccgattttcgtccctcgatcggaaaaccagacacaacaggtccctcaactattaaaaccggtgcagattaggtccctcggcggttctgagagcggttttggctgacgtggcgcctacgtgactAATTTGACTCCACCACCGAGCTCGTCAGCGACCGCCCACCGGAGCGAGGAGGACGACAGCCGGCGATGGGTGAAGAGGACGAAGGCGGTGGTCTGGAGCAGAGGTCGGAGGAGGGCCCCCAGCCACCATGATGGTGCTCGATCCGTCGCGTTTCACCACCACCGAGCTCGTCAGCGGCAGCCCACCGGAGCGAGGAGCTTCCGCTTCCCCTTCCCCCCattgacgccgccgccaccgtagcTGCGGCGCCGCTCCCCATGCCACCGCTTCTGTGGTGCACGCCGGATGCGGACGGGGAAGCCATGGCCGTGGCCGCggacgacgtcgacgtcgacctCGGCATCCTCGGCGACTCCTAGGGCCCCTGTGCCGCCGCCACTACCGAGGGGAGCAGCGCACGGCggacgtcctcctcctccagctgccacCGCCACGCCTCCCCGCATGgctgcatctcctcctcctcctccggcggccaTCGCTGCACGCCGCCCTTTCTCCCTGCCGGCCACCGCCCTTCTCCTGCCCGCCACTACTGGATCTCAATTGCCGGCGCTGCTCCGGGGGGACCTGCCGCCGCCCGTGTCGATCTGTTCTGCCCATCGCCGTCGCTGATCCCCTTTTATCGCCCcagcttcctcctccagctcgctACTCTCGCCGGCGGACGCCGGTCTCGCCGCCCCCTCCAGCTCGCCACTCTCGctggaagaggagaggagaggggagaaagatgaagagagggagatggggagagaggaggaagaagaggaagggtgagtttgactgacatgtggggcccacgtgggtcccacaattttttattatcttctatgtgagactgacatgtgggtccctaggtttttattatttttccgggtCGAATTGACACGtaaagcgccacgtcaatgccacgttggacgaagaccgagtcaaattagccacctaggcgccacgtcagccaaaaccgccctcaaaaccaccgagggacctgatctgcaccggttttgatagttgagggacccgttgtgtctggttttccgatcgagggacgaaaatcggattcggtgtaaagttaagggacctcagatgaacttattccggaGCATGATTGGGAAGGGAGGACATAAGGCCCATGTCGCATGTGTTTGGACGGTCCAGATCTCCAGATCACTCAGCAGGATCGGCCGCGTTCGCGTAGCACCCGCGGTTTGATTCGGCTTCCCgcaaggcggcggccggtggccgTGCCGCCGTAGCTTCCGCCGGAAgcgagcacgccgccgccgccgacccggcTCTGCGTTTGCACCGCCTTGCACGCGATACATCGGGATAGATagctactactctctccgtttcacaatgtaaatcattctactattttccacattcatattgatgttaatgaatatagacatatatatctatttagattcattaacatcaatatgaatgtaggaaatgctagaatgacttacattgtgaattGTGAAATGGACGAAGTACCTACGATGGATGGATGCAGGATCATGAAAGAATTAATGCAAGATCGTATCTGCCGCATGCAAAATCTTACTAATTGCGCTGCATATATGCATGACAGCCTGCATGCGGGCGTGTAAGCGTGTTCATCCATTAGGAAGTAACCTTGTCATTACTTATACCAGTACTACATACTATATAGTATTGATTTCATGAGCAAATCTACAAAACTGGAAAGCAATAAGAAATACGGGACTGGAAAAGACTCAACATTAATCACCAAATATTTCGCCTTCTCCAGCAGAATATATATCTCTCCATCTTGATCACTGTACACACTGACAGTGTACGCATAAACGCAGCAGCCAGCTTAACTGTCGTCTCACCGTCGCACACTGGCCTTCCATCTCAGGCTAGCTTTCTCAGCCACCCATCGTACATGTCAACTCGGCGCGCGCACAGGCACAAATTACGTACAAAACGCATGACCAAATCAAAACCACCGGAGAAGAATCGctcccgcgcgcggcggcggcgcgcacgtacgaacgcacgcacgcacgcccaACCCCACGACACGATCGcgcgcgacgccggcgacaCCGGCCGTCCACCCGCGCCCTCACCTCGCCGACTATAAATACGTAGGCATCTGCTTGATCTTGTCATCCATCtcaccaccaaaaaaaaaaggaaaaaaaaacaaaacacaccAAGCCAAATAAAAGCGACAATGGGATCGCTCACCACCAacatcgtcctcgccgtcgccgtggtggCAGCGCTGGTCGGCGGCGGGTCGTGCGGCCCGCCCAAGGTGCCACCCGGCCCGAACATCACGACCAACTACAACGCCCCGTGGCTCCCCGCCAGGGCCACCTGGTACGGCCAGCCCTACGGCTCCGGCTCCACCGACAATGGTAATGTTACTATCTTATCGTGTAATGTTATTCTCTCCGCCTCAAAATATTAGTTCCGCCGACAACGGTAAAGTTACTATCTTATCGTGTAATGTTACTATCTCCTCTTCAAAATATTAGTTTACTGGCTCATCATGTAGTGTTACTATCTTTGTCTCAAGATAGTACGATAGAATAACGAATCTGAACAGTGTCTAAATCCATGGCGATGGAGTAACTGTGAAGCTCATCCATGATctatggcgatcgatcgattaattggttgagttttgtttttttccaggTGGCGCGTGCGGGATCAAGAACGTCAACCTGCCTCCCTACAACGGCATG
Above is a window of Oryza sativa Japonica Group chromosome 10, ASM3414082v1 DNA encoding:
- the LOC4349300 gene encoding mediator of RNA polymerase II transcription subunit 32 — encoded protein: MEATVDELSEAYQEFVAAAAAVVEARGQSGGEKNAATDAALEAFKQRWELFRVACDHAEELVESIRQRIGSECLVDEATGASSSSSAALAAPGIKPISAVRLEQMSKAVRWLVIELQHGAGGASAAGPGGGGGAAAAASGVAGQHGHGGVDTRFPEDGAQ